The Enterobacter kobei genome has a segment encoding these proteins:
- a CDS encoding DUF441 domain-containing protein produces MFDPTLLILLALAALGFISHNTTVAISILVLIIVRVTPLNTFFPWIEKQGLTIGIIILTIGVMAPIASGTLPASTLLHSFVNWKSLVAIAVGVFVSWLGGRGVTLMSSQPSLVAGLLVGTVLGVALFRGVPVGPLIAAGLVSLFIGKS; encoded by the coding sequence ATGTTTGACCCTACTCTGCTCATTCTCCTGGCACTCGCCGCGCTGGGTTTTATCAGTCATAACACCACCGTCGCCATCTCGATTCTGGTGCTGATTATCGTGCGCGTCACGCCGTTAAATACCTTTTTCCCGTGGATAGAAAAGCAAGGCCTCACCATCGGGATAATCATTTTAACCATCGGGGTGATGGCGCCCATCGCCAGCGGTACGCTTCCCGCCTCAACGCTGCTGCACTCGTTTGTCAACTGGAAATCGCTGGTGGCTATCGCGGTAGGTGTTTTTGTCTCATGGCTCGGGGGGCGCGGCGTTACGCTGATGAGCAGCCAGCCTTCGCTGGTTGCGGGTCTGCTGGTGGGCACTGTGCTGGGCGTAGCGCTCTTTCGCGGCGTGCCGGTGGGCCCGCTGATTGCAGCCGGGCTGGTCTCCCTGTTTATCGG